A genomic region of Chloroflexota bacterium contains the following coding sequences:
- a CDS encoding dihydrodipicolinate synthase family protein, producing the protein MLTARDIRGVTAMVPTPCKEGAGGWDVPDSVDLDEAARMTEMLIGAGVGSIAACGTTGECAALLWEEKRDFVDTIVQVARRRVPVFGGATALGTKEMLRQMRGFRDLGADGSFVGLPLWQTPTMENSVQFFAELSQALPDVPIMVYANAMFFKSNFPTVFWEGVAKKAPTVITTKIAYGIEHLKEDLDATGGRINFQPGQSNAYAAYKMVGSRVSAFWSTTIAMGPEPVVALSDAMLKNDSARVEEIWEDISSVPPAVPRGEFVTGFPEYNAQVNKWFTNAAGYIKGGPMRSPYRDLPEHWKMQAEQHAAAWTKLRQKYVRAERA; encoded by the coding sequence ATGCTCACGGCGCGAGATATCCGAGGAGTAACCGCGATGGTGCCCACACCGTGTAAAGAAGGCGCTGGGGGCTGGGACGTCCCGGATTCGGTGGACCTCGACGAAGCCGCGCGGATGACCGAGATGCTGATCGGCGCCGGCGTCGGGAGCATCGCCGCCTGCGGGACGACCGGCGAGTGCGCCGCCCTCCTCTGGGAGGAGAAGCGCGATTTTGTCGACACCATCGTGCAAGTCGCGCGCCGGCGGGTTCCCGTTTTCGGCGGCGCCACGGCGCTTGGCACCAAAGAGATGTTGCGGCAAATGCGCGGATTCCGAGACCTGGGCGCCGATGGCTCCTTCGTCGGCCTCCCGCTGTGGCAGACACCGACGATGGAGAACTCGGTCCAGTTTTTTGCTGAGCTGAGCCAAGCGCTGCCCGACGTTCCGATCATGGTTTACGCCAACGCCATGTTCTTCAAGTCCAATTTCCCCACGGTGTTCTGGGAGGGGGTCGCGAAGAAGGCGCCCACTGTGATCACGACGAAGATCGCCTATGGAATCGAGCACCTGAAAGAAGACCTCGACGCCACCGGCGGGCGGATCAACTTCCAGCCGGGCCAGTCCAACGCGTACGCGGCCTACAAGATGGTGGGTAGCCGCGTGAGCGCCTTCTGGTCGACGACCATCGCGATGGGGCCCGAGCCGGTCGTCGCCCTCTCGGACGCGATGTTGAAGAACGATTCCGCGCGCGTCGAAGAGATCTGGGAGGATATCAGCTCCGTGCCGCCCGCGGTCCCTCGCGGAGAGTTCGTGACGGGTTTCCCGGAGTACAACGCGCAGGTCAACAAGTGGTTCACGAACGCCGCGGGGTACATCAAGGGAGGACCGATGCGGTCCCCGTATCGCGACCTGCCGGAGCACTGGAAGATGCAGGCGGAGCAGCATGCCGCCGCGTGGACCAAGCTGAGGCAGAAGTACGTACGCGCCGAGCGCGCGTAG
- a CDS encoding 3D domain-containing protein: protein MHDWQAIGLGYKMTILSTLLTGLVMPPATATAMGVQTGLGPTAVTARVAGTGGDGLLVRAGPGLDFVAEALLPEGTTVQIVRGPRFDGDGRDWYLVTGYDQAGAQGWTAGEFLDPPDIRASRSGTVQAAGVGSRAFSATVTAYSWQQPGNGANGTITKSGTVAHWGTVAVDPRVIPLGSHLQIEGFDTLFVAEDTGGAVVGDRVEIFFPDEASAFRFGVHTLVVTVVDRTSPAAPPHPGP from the coding sequence ATGCACGATTGGCAAGCGATTGGGCTCGGCTACAAAATGACGATCCTCAGCACCCTCCTCACTGGCCTCGTCATGCCGCCAGCCACCGCGACGGCCATGGGCGTGCAAACGGGATTGGGTCCGACTGCTGTCACAGCACGGGTCGCGGGAACCGGCGGTGACGGACTCCTCGTGCGCGCCGGCCCGGGCCTCGACTTCGTCGCCGAAGCGCTCCTCCCGGAAGGAACCACCGTCCAGATCGTGCGCGGCCCCCGATTCGATGGCGACGGACGCGACTGGTACCTGGTCACCGGCTACGATCAGGCGGGCGCTCAAGGGTGGACGGCCGGTGAATTCCTCGATCCACCCGACATTCGAGCCTCGCGATCCGGTACGGTGCAGGCGGCAGGGGTTGGATCCCGCGCCTTCTCCGCCACCGTGACCGCATATTCCTGGCAGCAGCCCGGGAACGGAGCAAATGGGACCATCACGAAATCCGGGACGGTGGCTCACTGGGGGACGGTGGCCGTCGATCCACGTGTGATCCCCCTGGGATCGCACCTGCAGATCGAGGGGTTCGACACGCTCTTCGTCGCCGAAGACACGGGGGGCGCGGTCGTTGGCGACCGCGTTGAGATCTTCTTTCCCGACGAGGCATCCGCGTTTCGGTTCGGCGTGCATACGTTGGTCGTGACGGTGGTCGATCGGACGAGTCCGGCGGCGCCACCCCACCCGGGCCCCTGA
- a CDS encoding class II aldolase/adducin family protein, translating to MSGLDDVLEEVALASRMLFEMGLADAATIERGHVSLRVPGQPDRFVIKALGPALSMTRKEHMVVVDVNGFKVGGPRELNLPNEVKMHSCILRERPDVNSVVHVHPRYTVLMSVLQEQLAPMCIEGMQLFNEPLPLFPSPRLIIREEDGVEVAKLLGARDAILLQGHGAATVGADMEDSITNMLCLEEQARMNYLAFCAAGRDHAALRPEQRVEFAQNMRRLGEQEHLKPEVAPTPRKPSGIWNHYARLAAE from the coding sequence ATGTCCGGTCTCGACGACGTGCTCGAAGAGGTTGCTCTCGCCAGCCGCATGCTATTCGAGATGGGCCTGGCGGATGCCGCCACCATCGAACGGGGACACGTCAGCCTTCGAGTACCGGGCCAGCCGGACCGATTTGTCATCAAGGCGCTGGGGCCGGCGCTCTCGATGACCCGGAAAGAGCACATGGTGGTCGTCGACGTGAACGGCTTCAAGGTCGGCGGTCCGCGCGAGCTGAATCTTCCGAACGAAGTCAAGATGCACTCGTGCATCTTGCGGGAGCGGCCAGACGTTAACTCCGTCGTCCACGTCCATCCTCGCTACACCGTGCTCATGAGCGTCCTCCAGGAGCAGCTCGCGCCGATGTGCATCGAGGGCATGCAGCTCTTCAACGAGCCGCTCCCTCTGTTCCCCAGTCCCAGGTTGATCATTCGCGAGGAAGACGGTGTCGAAGTCGCAAAGCTTCTCGGCGCCCGAGACGCGATCTTGCTCCAGGGCCACGGGGCGGCTACGGTGGGCGCCGACATGGAGGACTCGATCACGAACATGCTGTGTTTGGAGGAGCAGGCCCGAATGAACTATCTGGCCTTCTGCGCGGCCGGACGGGACCACGCGGCGCTGCGTCCCGAGCAGCGAGTCGAATTCGCGCAGAATATGCGTCGGCTGGGCGAGCAAGAGCACCTGAAGCCCGAGGTCGCGCCCACCCCTCGGAAGCCAAGCGGCATTTGGAACCACTACGCGCGGCTGGCGGCAGAGTAG
- a CDS encoding MFS transporter encodes MTWARDLSADGWLLFATCWMRNFAYGFLSVIFGLYLISLGLHVAAVGAIVTAVLAGGAALTLVLTSFADRVGRRLVLMAGAVLMAISGAAFAWTSQPALLTAAAILGSMSPSGKDVGPFLSIEQAILPQTSAPARRTELFAAYNIVNYIATAMGAAIAGAPSIVGIPVQDGFRLLFLAYAVVGVLLLALFARLSPMAEAQEVTRVATSRLFGLQRSRGVVAKLAALFALDSFAGGFVVQSLIAVWFSLRFGAGPGTIGAIFFGTNLLAGASFLAAAPLARRFGLLNTMVFTHLPSNVLLLFVPLMPTVELAVAVLLVRFLLSQLDVPTRQSYTMAIVDPSERAAAGGILAVSRNAAAALAPLFAGATLSLPVLGLPFLLAGGLKILYDLAIFQTFRRVRPPEEQTVPSRA; translated from the coding sequence ATGACCTGGGCGCGCGACCTTTCGGCCGATGGATGGCTGCTCTTCGCGACGTGCTGGATGCGAAACTTCGCCTATGGGTTCCTGTCGGTCATCTTCGGCCTCTATCTGATCAGCCTGGGCCTTCACGTTGCGGCGGTCGGCGCCATTGTTACGGCGGTCCTGGCGGGCGGCGCCGCGCTGACCCTTGTGCTGACCTCCTTCGCCGATCGCGTGGGACGTCGCCTCGTCCTCATGGCAGGCGCCGTTCTCATGGCGATATCAGGCGCGGCGTTCGCATGGACATCCCAGCCGGCGCTGCTCACCGCCGCCGCCATCCTGGGCTCGATGAGTCCCTCGGGGAAGGACGTCGGGCCATTCCTCTCGATCGAGCAGGCGATCCTTCCCCAGACCAGCGCGCCCGCCCGTCGCACGGAGCTGTTCGCGGCCTACAACATCGTCAACTACATCGCCACCGCGATGGGCGCCGCCATTGCCGGCGCACCGAGCATCGTGGGCATTCCTGTCCAAGACGGATTTCGTCTCCTATTCCTGGCCTACGCCGTCGTCGGGGTTCTGCTCCTGGCGCTATTCGCACGCCTCTCCCCCATGGCCGAGGCTCAGGAAGTCACCCGAGTCGCCACGTCAAGGCTCTTCGGCCTGCAGCGCTCTCGGGGCGTTGTCGCGAAGCTCGCTGCCCTCTTCGCCCTCGACTCGTTTGCCGGCGGCTTTGTTGTCCAGAGCCTTATCGCCGTCTGGTTCAGCCTCCGGTTCGGCGCGGGGCCGGGGACGATCGGGGCGATATTCTTCGGCACGAACCTCCTGGCGGGCGCCTCATTCCTCGCTGCTGCGCCACTCGCCAGACGCTTCGGCCTGCTCAACACGATGGTGTTCACGCATCTGCCGTCCAACGTGCTGCTCCTCTTCGTGCCGCTCATGCCGACGGTGGAGCTGGCCGTGGCCGTGCTCCTCGTTCGCTTCCTGTTGTCCCAGCTCGACGTGCCAACCCGCCAGTCGTACACGATGGCGATCGTCGACCCATCCGAGCGCGCCGCCGCGGGCGGGATCCTCGCCGTGAGCAGAAACGCGGCGGCCGCCCTCGCACCGCTGTTCGCCGGCGCGACGCTGTCGCTTCCCGTCCTCGGGCTACCGTTCCTGCTGGCTGGCGGGCTCAAGATCCTGTACGACCTGGCCATCTTTCAGACGTTCCGTCGCGTGCGACCTCCCGAGGAACAGACGGTCCCCTCGAGGGCGTGA
- a CDS encoding response regulator, whose protein sequence is MWRGEVHRPYLIARYGESARAPGAYTANGRVLAVGDHDNTRRVLSSLARIEGCDVREARSGPEAFEIMARWAPNMLLLDLPHPTDPPAAKALLRSYRAASQLPVAIVVLTETALTAAEEAEIGAERALAKPFSVVQVLQSLQEFAACG, encoded by the coding sequence ATGTGGCGAGGTGAAGTACACCGACCTTACCTCATCGCGCGATACGGGGAAAGCGCCAGAGCGCCCGGCGCGTACACAGCGAACGGACGGGTTCTCGCCGTTGGCGACCACGATAACACGCGGCGCGTGCTGTCGTCGCTGGCGCGGATCGAGGGCTGCGACGTCCGGGAAGCGCGGTCGGGCCCCGAGGCCTTCGAGATCATGGCGCGATGGGCGCCGAATATGTTGTTGCTCGATCTCCCGCATCCCACGGATCCACCGGCCGCGAAAGCGCTCTTGCGCTCATATCGGGCCGCGTCTCAGCTCCCCGTGGCGATCGTCGTGCTGACGGAGACCGCGCTCACCGCGGCCGAGGAGGCCGAAATTGGCGCCGAGCGGGCCCTGGCGAAGCCGTTTTCCGTCGTGCAGGTTCTCCAAAGCCTCCAGGAATTCGCCGCTTGCGGATAG
- a CDS encoding ABC transporter substrate-binding protein, translating into MRFGILAVAVVLLAGCASPASRQAGSGEPSRAGQQSAAHQPTTLQAIMKVEPASLAARPVVATGISIAFAQRLFNATLDITDGQERSHPYLAEALPQLNTDSWKVSPDGRMETTWRLRPNITWQDGTALTANDFVFAWKVYSTPDLGQSSSPPFAQMDEVIAQDDRTVVIRWKTPYPDAASMNGEYQALPMHLLQSAFEQDDAAAFSNEPFWASQYIGLGPYKLDRWEPGAEIQAVAFDGHVLGRPKIDRIVIHFVPDENTALTNLLSGDVQWATDRTIRYEQAKVLKERWGTTGGTPILTPAQPRFLEIQVRPDLANPRVLLTVKGRQALASAMDRDALNQGLFEGQGVPSETMITQYYPYFKQVDGAITKFPFDPARVAQLFGEEGYAKGPDGFLSSAGDHLTIPFLQEAGDQTQREMSIITDTWRRVGIDSQVSVMASSQLRDYRVRATFPGVYSTATSAAVEGGTKNLQNFVSSQIGTVDRGWRGSNYGGWSNAEYDRLYSAFSTTLEPSERAQQVTQMAKIISDDVPFIMMFFNFNVSAHSAALTGPDPNAFDTLVDWNVYEWQMKE; encoded by the coding sequence ATGCGATTCGGAATCCTCGCGGTCGCCGTCGTCCTGCTCGCCGGCTGCGCCTCACCGGCCTCGCGGCAGGCCGGCTCCGGGGAGCCCTCTCGAGCCGGCCAGCAGTCCGCGGCGCACCAGCCCACGACCCTCCAGGCGATCATGAAGGTGGAGCCCGCCAGCCTTGCCGCAAGGCCTGTGGTTGCGACGGGCATCAGCATCGCCTTCGCTCAGCGTTTGTTCAACGCCACCCTCGACATTACCGATGGTCAGGAGCGCTCGCATCCGTATCTTGCGGAAGCGCTTCCCCAACTCAACACCGATAGCTGGAAGGTCTCGCCGGACGGGCGGATGGAGACGACGTGGCGCCTGCGACCGAACATCACCTGGCAGGACGGAACGGCCCTAACCGCCAACGATTTCGTCTTCGCCTGGAAGGTCTATTCCACGCCCGATCTCGGGCAGAGCTCATCGCCGCCGTTCGCGCAGATGGACGAGGTCATCGCGCAGGACGACCGAACCGTCGTCATCCGCTGGAAGACGCCGTACCCGGACGCGGCATCGATGAACGGCGAGTACCAGGCCCTTCCGATGCATCTGCTTCAATCGGCCTTCGAGCAGGATGACGCCGCGGCCTTTTCCAACGAGCCGTTCTGGGCCAGCCAATATATTGGACTGGGCCCGTACAAGCTCGACCGGTGGGAGCCGGGCGCGGAGATTCAGGCCGTCGCGTTCGACGGACACGTCCTGGGGCGCCCGAAGATCGACCGAATCGTGATCCACTTCGTTCCTGACGAAAACACGGCGCTCACCAATTTGCTCTCTGGCGATGTGCAATGGGCCACGGATCGAACTATCCGGTATGAGCAGGCGAAAGTGCTCAAAGAGCGCTGGGGAACCACCGGGGGAACCCCGATCCTCACGCCCGCGCAGCCGCGGTTTCTGGAGATCCAGGTCCGTCCGGACCTGGCCAATCCGCGCGTGCTGCTGACGGTCAAGGGCCGCCAGGCGCTCGCCTCCGCCATGGATCGCGACGCGCTGAACCAGGGGCTATTCGAGGGCCAGGGCGTGCCCAGCGAGACCATGATCACGCAGTACTACCCATACTTCAAACAGGTCGACGGGGCGATCACAAAATTCCCCTTCGACCCTGCGCGCGTTGCGCAGCTCTTCGGCGAGGAAGGTTACGCGAAGGGGCCGGATGGATTCCTCAGCAGCGCCGGGGACCATCTCACGATTCCCTTCCTTCAGGAGGCCGGCGACCAGACTCAACGTGAAATGAGCATCATCACGGATACCTGGCGCCGGGTCGGCATTGACTCGCAGGTCAGCGTCATGGCCTCTTCCCAGCTACGGGACTATCGTGTGCGAGCGACATTCCCCGGTGTGTACTCCACGGCAACGAGCGCCGCGGTGGAAGGTGGCACGAAGAACCTGCAAAACTTCGTCAGCTCGCAGATCGGCACCGTCGACCGCGGCTGGCGCGGATCGAACTATGGTGGCTGGTCCAACGCAGAATACGACCGGCTGTACAGCGCCTTCAGCACCACGCTCGAACCCTCGGAGCGAGCCCAGCAGGTGACGCAGATGGCCAAGATCATCAGCGACGACGTGCCGTTCATCATGATGTTCTTCAACTTCAACGTCTCGGCCCACTCCGCGGCATTGACGGGGCCAGATCCCAACGCGTTTGACACGTTGGTCGACTGGAACGTCTATGAGTGGCAGATGAAGGAGTAG
- a CDS encoding Rieske 2Fe-2S domain-containing protein, protein MLSPEENELLTRVGPGTPCGELFRRYWLPIAPVSDRSDRTPTTHVRVLGEDLVLFRDAIGKIGLLGDHCSHRGASLLYGRVEERGIACAYHGWLYDVDGNCLETPAEPHDSRLHRTVKHPAYPVQEQYGLYWAYLGPRPAPVLPRWDIADFGPVFPTGAQRFDCNWLQGMENHMDQAHVFILHQDSAQRGVAGMSTARGRIDSLQTLEYAEEPFGIRRRQRHASGYDDVDLMIFPNAQRTYNHIGVRVPIDDHHMVRYSVWVDVGDVPGAARPGRHPGDLNGGAELRRGIWPTKSPADAVYPVATYRMDGVQAQDLMALETQGAIADRTQERLATSDRGILLYREVLKREIEKVRRGVDPVGVIRDPDVPPINTYFGQWLAMVQRFPPQPR, encoded by the coding sequence GTGCTGTCCCCGGAGGAGAATGAGCTGCTCACGCGGGTGGGGCCGGGCACGCCGTGCGGCGAGCTGTTCCGCCGATACTGGCTGCCTATTGCCCCGGTGAGCGACCGCAGTGATCGGACGCCGACCACGCACGTTCGCGTCCTGGGGGAGGACCTCGTCCTGTTCCGCGACGCCATCGGAAAGATCGGCCTGTTGGGCGATCACTGCTCGCACCGGGGCGCGTCGCTGCTCTACGGGCGAGTCGAGGAAAGAGGCATTGCGTGCGCCTACCACGGTTGGCTCTACGACGTCGACGGGAACTGCCTCGAAACCCCCGCCGAGCCCCACGATAGTCGCCTCCACCGCACCGTCAAGCACCCGGCCTACCCGGTACAGGAGCAATACGGGCTGTACTGGGCATATCTCGGGCCGCGCCCGGCGCCCGTCCTTCCGCGTTGGGACATTGCGGACTTTGGACCGGTCTTCCCCACCGGCGCGCAGCGCTTCGACTGTAACTGGCTCCAGGGAATGGAGAATCACATGGACCAAGCCCATGTGTTCATTCTCCATCAGGACAGCGCGCAGCGAGGCGTCGCCGGGATGAGTACCGCGCGCGGCCGCATCGATTCCCTCCAGACCCTCGAATACGCTGAGGAGCCATTCGGGATCAGGCGCCGGCAGCGGCACGCCAGCGGCTACGACGATGTGGATCTCATGATCTTCCCGAATGCTCAACGAACGTATAACCACATCGGGGTGCGCGTACCGATCGACGACCACCACATGGTTCGCTATAGCGTGTGGGTGGACGTTGGCGATGTTCCGGGCGCTGCCCGTCCGGGCCGGCATCCGGGCGACCTGAACGGGGGCGCTGAACTGCGCCGGGGCATCTGGCCGACGAAAAGCCCGGCGGACGCGGTGTACCCGGTCGCCACGTACCGGATGGACGGCGTGCAAGCGCAGGACCTGATGGCGCTCGAGACCCAGGGGGCGATCGCTGACCGGACCCAGGAGCGCCTGGCGACTTCGGACCGCGGAATCCTGCTCTACCGAGAGGTGCTCAAGCGGGAGATCGAGAAGGTGCGGCGAGGCGTAGATCCCGTTGGCGTGATCCGCGATCCGGATGTGCCGCCGATCAACACGTACTTCGGCCAGTGGCTCGCCATGGTCCAGCGCTTCCCGCCGCAGCCCCGCTAA
- a CDS encoding response regulator, whose product MSDELILVVDDDPLFRSSVAAGLEFWGFRVSVATNGQTALLEVGRELPALVLLDINMPVLDGRGFAREIADRGLAIPIIVVTSDDNGEVAAREIGAAAWISKPFDLGRLFRSIERVMRSAS is encoded by the coding sequence GTGTCCGATGAGCTGATCCTCGTCGTGGACGATGATCCGTTGTTCCGATCGAGCGTCGCCGCTGGCCTGGAGTTCTGGGGATTTCGCGTGAGCGTCGCCACTAACGGGCAAACCGCCCTGCTGGAGGTTGGGCGCGAGCTCCCGGCGCTGGTGCTTCTCGACATCAACATGCCCGTGCTCGACGGCCGCGGCTTTGCTCGTGAGATAGCGGACCGCGGCCTTGCAATACCCATCATCGTGGTGACGTCCGACGATAACGGCGAGGTGGCTGCGCGGGAGATCGGGGCGGCCGCGTGGATCAGCAAGCCCTTCGACCTGGGTCGGCTCTTCAGAAGCATCGAACGGGTGATGCGCTCGGCGTCGTGA